In one Betta splendens chromosome 14, fBetSpl5.4, whole genome shotgun sequence genomic region, the following are encoded:
- the dclk1a gene encoding serine/threonine-protein kinase DCLK1a isoform X5 produces MLEVEVNGTPASQLSTPHSAKSPSPSPTSPGSLSRRQGSQGSSTSLSSPKLSAAVEDGDGPVPEAEVLVDEVPAVPSYISDRYKVGRTLGDGNFAVVRECVEHSTGREYALKIINKGKCRGKEHMIQNEVAILRRVKHPNIVLLIEEVDTYNELYLVMELVKGGDLFDAITSANRYTERDASGMLYNLASAIKYLHSLNIVHRDIKPENLLVYEHSDGSKSLKLGDFGLATVVDGPLYTVCGTPTYVAPEIIAETGYGLKVDIWAAGVITYILLCGFPPFRGSSEDQEVLFDQILMGQLEFPLPYWDNVSETAKELIRSMLEVEVDQRYTALQVLEHPWVIDEGLCENDHQLSVAGKIKKHFNTSPKVGDGTAGVSVISLDDSFSMQRSGSLDFYQHPAMYWIRPPLLIRRGRFSDEDATRM; encoded by the exons ATGCTGGAAGTGGAAG tGAATGGGACGCCGGCCAGTCAGCTGTCCACCCCTCACTCGGCAAAGTCCCCCAGCCCGTCCCCGACCAGCCCGGGCAGCCTCAGCCGCCGCCAg GGCTCCCAGGGTTCTTCCACGTCTCTGTCTTCCCCTAAACTGTCCGCCGCCGTGGAGGACGGAGACGGACCTGTTCCCGAAG ccgaggTTCTGGTGGACGAGGTTCCAGCCGTGCCGTCCTACATATCCGACCGCTACAAGGTGGGACGCACGCTGGGCGACGGCAACTTCGCGGTGGTCCGGGAATGCGTGGAGCACTCCACGGGACGCGAGTACGCGCTGAAGATCATCAACAAGGGCAAATGCAGAGGGAAG GAGCACATGATCCAGAACGAGGTGGCCATCCTGCGCCGGGTCAAGCATCCCAACATCGTGCTGCTCATCGAGGAGGTGGACACTTACAATGAACTCTACCTGGTGATGGAGCTGGTCAAG GGGGGCGACCTCTTCGACGCCATCACCTCGGCCAACAGGTACACGGAGCGGGACGCCAGCGGCATGCTCTACAACCTGGCCAGCGCCATCAAGTACCTCCACAGCCTCAACATCGTGCACCGAGACATCAAGCCGGAGAACCTGCTG GTGTATGAGCACTCGGATGGAAGCAAAAGCCTGAAGCTGGGAGACTTTGGCTTGGCCACTGTGGTGGACGGACCTCTCTACACTGTCTGTGGGACGCCAACATATGTAGCACCTGAAATCATTGCAGAAACAGG GTACGGCCTTAAGGTGGACATCTGGGCAGCCGGAGTCATCACCTACATCCTACTATGTGGCTTTCCGCCATTTCGAGG GAGCAGTGAGGATCAAGAAGTGCTTTTCGACCAGATCCTAATGGGTCAGCTAGAATTTCCTCTGCCGTACTGGGACAACGTGTCCGAGACGGCCAAG GAGCTGATTCGCTCcatgctggaggtggaggtggatcaGAGGTACACTGCGCTGCAGGTGCTGGAGCATCCGTGGGTCATT GATGAGGGACTGTGTGAGAACGATCACCAGCTGTCTGTAGCAGGGAAGATAAAGAAACACTTCAACACGAGTCCGAAGGTCGGCGACGGCACCGCCGGCGTGTCGGTCATTTCT CTGGACGACAGCTTTTCTATGCAGAGATCCGGCTCGTTGGACTTCTACCAGCACCCGGCCATGTACTGGATCAG GCCACCCCTCTTGATCAGGAGGGGCCGGTTCTCGGACGAGGATGCCACCCGGATGTGA
- the rfxap gene encoding regulatory factor X-associated protein → MSEDDNSAPSNKDSTLLLTKDGQRYYVSKSGVVDSRNVSTPHEPDNNASYDMDDPDEESDVLDTSDPRDSAASPEELNDDETSEGDTAPKQCTYEGCTETTTQVAKQRKPWMCKKHRNKMYKDKYKKKKSDQAMSSGKLDENSEERPVSVNKQRLGAMGDRPARPSLIEQVLNQKRLSLLRSPEVISFLQKQQQLLAAQSRSQSQQQFQGC, encoded by the exons aTGAGCGAAGATGACAATTCAGCGCCATCAAACAAAGACTCGACTCTTCTCCTCACTAAGGACGGACAAAGGTACTATGTGAGTAAGAGCGGAGTGGTCGACAGCAGAAATGTAAGCACGCCTCACGAACCGGACAACAACGCCTCGTACGACATGGACGATCCGGACGAGGAGAGCGACGTCCTGGACACGTCGGACCCCAGAGACAGCGCCGCCAGCCCGGAGGAGCTCAACGACGACGAGACCTCGGAGGGCGACACCGCGCCCAAGCAGTGCACCTACGAGGGGTGCACGGAAACCACGACGCAGGTGGCCAAGCAGAGGAAGCCGTGGATGTGCAAGAAGCACCGCAACAAGATGTACAAAGACAAgtacaagaagaagaagagcgacCAGGCCATGTCCAGTGGGAAGCTGGAT GAGAACTCAGAGGAACGTCCCGTGTCTGTGAACAAACAACGACTGGGCGCCATGGGGGACCGACCAGCCAGACCCTCCCTCATAGAGCAGGTCCTCAACCAGAAGAGACTG tcGCTGCTCAGGAGCCCGGAGGTGATCAGCTTCCTGCagaagcagcaacagcttcTGGCTGCACAGAGTCGAagccagtcacagcagcagttcCAGGGTTGCTGA
- the smad9 gene encoding mothers against decapentaplegic homolog 9 isoform X1, translating to MNSSTSITSLFSFTSPAVKRLLGWKQGDEEEKWAEKAVDSLVKKLKKKKGSMEELERALSCPGQPSKCVTIPRSLDGRLQVSHRKGLPHVIYCRVWRWPDLQSHHELKALECCEFPFGSKQKDICVNPYHYRRVETPVLPPVLVPRHSEFNPQHSLLAKFRNASLHNEPLMPQNATFPDSFPALPCSSFPSSSPSSSSSLAQSPTSQSYPSSPSSSAEPGSPYHIAAETPPPPYSMMETSPQEDVKPGSATEGTKLTFSAPHRDLRPVCYEEPEYWCSIAYYELNNRVGETFHASSRSVLVDGFTDPSNNKNRFCLGLLSNVNRNSTIEHTRRHIGKGLHLYYVGGEVYAECLSDSSIFVQSRNCNFQHGFHATTVCKIPSGCSLKIFNNQLFAQLLAQSVNHGFEVVYELTKMCTIRMSFVKGWGAEYHRQDVTSTPCWIEVHLHGPLQWLDKVLTQMGSPHNPISSVS from the exons ATGAACTCATCTACCTCCATTACGTCCTTGTTCTCCTTCACCAGCCCGGCAGTGAAGCGCCTGCTCGGCTGGAAACaaggggacgaggaggagaagtggGCGGAAAAGGCCGTGGACTCTTTAGTCAAgaaactgaagaagaagaaggggtcgatggaggagctggagagggcgCTCAGCTGCCCCGGGCAGCCCA GCAAGTGTGTGACCATCCCTCGCTCGCTGGACGGGAGGCTGCAGGTGTCCCACAGGAAGGGCCTGCCCCACGTCATCTACTGCCGGGTGTGGCGCTGGCCCGACCTGCAGTCCCACCACGAGCTCAAGGCGCTGGAGTGCTGCGAGTTCCCCTTCGGCTCCAAGCAGAAGGACATCTGCGTCAACCCCTATCACTACCGGCGCGTGGAGACTCCAG tgCTGCCACCGGTTCTGGTCCCGCGCCACAGTGAGTTCAACCCGCAGCACAGTCTGCTGGCCAAGTTCCGCAACGCGTCCCTGCACAACGAGCCCCTGATGCCCCAGAACGCCACCTTCCCCGACTCCTTCCCCGCGCtgccctgctcctccttcccctcctcctccccttcctcctcctcctcgctcgcccaGTCCCCCACCTCGCAGAGTTACCCCAGCTCCCCCAGTAGCTCCGCGGAGCCCGGCAGCCCGTATCACATCGCAG CAGAGACGCCTCCCCCTCCGTACAGCATGATGGAGACGAGCCCTCAGGAGGACGTGAAGCCCGGCAGCGCCACAGAAGGCACCAAGCTCACGTTTTCAGCTCCGCACCGAG ACCTGCGGCCCGTGTGCTACGAGGAGCCGGAGTACTGGTGCTCCATAGCTTACTACGAGCTCAACAACCGGGTCGGGGAGACGTTCCACGCGTCGTCCCGCAGCGTCCTGGTGGACGGCTTCACGGACCCGTCCAACAACAAGAACCGCTTCTGCCTCGGCCTGCTGTCCAACGTCAACCGCAACTCCACCATCGAGCACACGCGCAGGCACATAGGCAAAG GGCTACACCTGTATTACGTGGGGGGCGAGGTGTACGCGGAGTGCCTGAGCGACAGCAGCATCTTCGTCCAGAGCCGCAACTGTAACTTCCAGcacggcttccacgccaccaccGTCTGCAAGATCcccagcggctgcagcctcaAGATCTTCAACAACCAGCTGTTCGCGCAGCTCCTGGCGCAGTCCGTCAACCACGGCTTTGAGGTCGTCTACGAGCTCACCAAGATGTGCACCATCCGCATGAGCTTCGTGAAG GGCTGGGGAGCAGAATACCACCGCCAGGATGTGaccagcaccccctgctggatTGAGGTGCACCTGCACGGGCCCCTACAGTGGTTGGACAAGGTGCTCACACAGATGGGCTCCCCACACAACCCAATTTCTTCAGTGTCGTAA
- the smad9 gene encoding mothers against decapentaplegic homolog 9 isoform X2: protein MNSSTSITSLFSFTSPAVKRLLGWKQGDEEEKWAEKAVDSLVKKLKKKKGSMEELERALSCPGQPSKCVTIPRSLDGRLQVSHRKGLPHVIYCRVWRWPDLQSHHELKALECCEFPFGSKQKDICVNPYHYRRVETPVLPPVLVPRHSEFNPQHSLLAKFRNASLHNEPLMPQNATFPDSFPALPCSSFPSSSPSSSSSLAQSPTSQSYPSSPSSSAEPGSPYHIAETPPPPYSMMETSPQEDVKPGSATEGTKLTFSAPHRDLRPVCYEEPEYWCSIAYYELNNRVGETFHASSRSVLVDGFTDPSNNKNRFCLGLLSNVNRNSTIEHTRRHIGKGLHLYYVGGEVYAECLSDSSIFVQSRNCNFQHGFHATTVCKIPSGCSLKIFNNQLFAQLLAQSVNHGFEVVYELTKMCTIRMSFVKGWGAEYHRQDVTSTPCWIEVHLHGPLQWLDKVLTQMGSPHNPISSVS, encoded by the exons ATGAACTCATCTACCTCCATTACGTCCTTGTTCTCCTTCACCAGCCCGGCAGTGAAGCGCCTGCTCGGCTGGAAACaaggggacgaggaggagaagtggGCGGAAAAGGCCGTGGACTCTTTAGTCAAgaaactgaagaagaagaaggggtcgatggaggagctggagagggcgCTCAGCTGCCCCGGGCAGCCCA GCAAGTGTGTGACCATCCCTCGCTCGCTGGACGGGAGGCTGCAGGTGTCCCACAGGAAGGGCCTGCCCCACGTCATCTACTGCCGGGTGTGGCGCTGGCCCGACCTGCAGTCCCACCACGAGCTCAAGGCGCTGGAGTGCTGCGAGTTCCCCTTCGGCTCCAAGCAGAAGGACATCTGCGTCAACCCCTATCACTACCGGCGCGTGGAGACTCCAG tgCTGCCACCGGTTCTGGTCCCGCGCCACAGTGAGTTCAACCCGCAGCACAGTCTGCTGGCCAAGTTCCGCAACGCGTCCCTGCACAACGAGCCCCTGATGCCCCAGAACGCCACCTTCCCCGACTCCTTCCCCGCGCtgccctgctcctccttcccctcctcctccccttcctcctcctcctcgctcgcccaGTCCCCCACCTCGCAGAGTTACCCCAGCTCCCCCAGTAGCTCCGCGGAGCCCGGCAGCCCGTATCACATCGCAG AGACGCCTCCCCCTCCGTACAGCATGATGGAGACGAGCCCTCAGGAGGACGTGAAGCCCGGCAGCGCCACAGAAGGCACCAAGCTCACGTTTTCAGCTCCGCACCGAG ACCTGCGGCCCGTGTGCTACGAGGAGCCGGAGTACTGGTGCTCCATAGCTTACTACGAGCTCAACAACCGGGTCGGGGAGACGTTCCACGCGTCGTCCCGCAGCGTCCTGGTGGACGGCTTCACGGACCCGTCCAACAACAAGAACCGCTTCTGCCTCGGCCTGCTGTCCAACGTCAACCGCAACTCCACCATCGAGCACACGCGCAGGCACATAGGCAAAG GGCTACACCTGTATTACGTGGGGGGCGAGGTGTACGCGGAGTGCCTGAGCGACAGCAGCATCTTCGTCCAGAGCCGCAACTGTAACTTCCAGcacggcttccacgccaccaccGTCTGCAAGATCcccagcggctgcagcctcaAGATCTTCAACAACCAGCTGTTCGCGCAGCTCCTGGCGCAGTCCGTCAACCACGGCTTTGAGGTCGTCTACGAGCTCACCAAGATGTGCACCATCCGCATGAGCTTCGTGAAG GGCTGGGGAGCAGAATACCACCGCCAGGATGTGaccagcaccccctgctggatTGAGGTGCACCTGCACGGGCCCCTACAGTGGTTGGACAAGGTGCTCACACAGATGGGCTCCCCACACAACCCAATTTCTTCAGTGTCGTAA
- the alg5 gene encoding dolichyl-phosphate beta-glucosyltransferase — protein MDCLCEIVQGLAALAALGLIVVLVIAHITAGMVNQTRHEKEKYFLTATGEKELFPSLHEPHSTELSVVIPAYNEELRMPVMLDEAMEYLENRQKQKPSFTFEVIVVDDGSKDKTTEVGLRYTRKYGADKVRVLTLVNNRGKGGAVRMGTLSSRGKVILMADADGATKFSDLERVEAGLNDLLPNPGNMAISCGSRAHLEKESVAQRSVFRTFLMYGFHSLVWFFCVRGIKDTQCGFKLFTREAALKTFSSLHVERWAFDVELLYIANCFKIPIAEVAVNWTEIEGSKIVPFWSWLQMGRDLVFIRLRYITGAWKLESPTKTD, from the exons ATGGATTGTCTATGTGAAATAGTTCAAGGCTTGGCCGCGTTGGCAGCTCTGGGACTAATTGTG GTGCTCGTAATAGCACACATTACTGCTGGGATGGTGAACCAGACACGGCACGAGAAGGAGAAATATTTCCTCACTGCGACAGGAGAGAAGGAGCTCTTCCCCAGCCTGCACGAGCCCCACTCCACAGAGCTGTCTGTGGTGATCCCGGCCTACAACGAGGAGCTCCGAA TGCCAGTGATGTTGGATGAAGCTATGGAGTATTTGGAAAACAGACAG aaacaaaagcCGTCATTTACCTTTGAGGTCATTGTAGTTGATGATGGCAGCAAAGACAAAACCACAGAG GTTGGTTTGCGGTACACGAGGAAGTATGGCGCAGATAAAGTCCGGGTCCTGACACTGGTGAACAACAGGGGAAAAGGAGGAGCTGTGCGAATG GGAACTCTGAGCTCCAGAGGGAAGGTTATTCTGATGGCAGATGCTGATGGAGCCACAAAGTTTTCTGACCTTGAAAGAGTGGAAGCAGGACTTAATGACCTCCTACCTAATCCG GGTAACATGGCAATTTCCTGTGGTTCCAGAGCTCATCTGGAGAAAGAGTCTGTAGCACAG CGCTCTGTGTTTCGTACCTTTCTTATGTATGGATTCCACTCGCTTGTGTGGTTCTTTTGTGTGAGAGGGATCAAGGACACACAGTGTGGCTTCAAGCTTTTCACACGCGAGGCTGCACTTAAGaccttctcttctcttcatGTCGAGCGATG GGCATTTGATGTGGAGCTCCTATACATTGCCAATTGTTTTAAAATCCCCATAGCAGAGGTGGCAGTCAACTGGACTGAAATAGAGG GGTCCAAGATCGTTCCATTCTGGAGCTGGCTGCAAATGGGAAGAGACCTCGTTTTCATTCGCCTGCGCTACATCACCGGCGCATGGAAACTGGAGTCGCCGACTAAGACTGACTAG
- the exosc8 gene encoding exosome complex component RRP43, with protein MAAGFKTAEPLEYHRSFLKENCRPDGRVLSEFRTTTLNIGSISTADGSALVKVGSTTVICGIKAELANPAVETPGKGYIVPNVDLPPLCSSRFRPGPPGEQAQAASQFIADVIESSEVIDTEDLCIERGKLCWVLYCDIICLDYDGNILDACVIALLAALKNTKLPEVTVNTETSTPEVNVEKRSLLHIHKHPVAASFCVFDDSILIVDPTDEEEKLSTAQLTVVTDEEGQLCSVHKPGGTSLSGEKLQECISRATARQREIQKLIDKVIKSIKTAK; from the exons ATGGCGGCTGGTTTTAA GACGGCTGAGCCTCTGGAGTATCACAGGAGCTTTCTG AAAGAAAACTGTAGACCTGATGGACGGGTGCTCTCAGAATTCAGAACCACCACACTGAATATAG GCTCCATTTCAACTGCAGACGGTTCAGCCCTGGTGAAGGTTGGGAGCACCACAGTCATTTGTGGGATCAAAGCG GAGTTGGCGAACCCCGCAGTGGAGACGCCTGGTAAAGGCTACATCG TGCCGAATGTGGACCTGCCTCCTCTGTGTTCATCTCGCTTTCGACCGGGTCCACCGGGAGAACAGGCCCAGGCTGCAAGCCAGTTCATTGCTGATGTAATCGAAAG TTCTGAAGTGATAGATACAGAGGATCTGTGCATCGAAAGAGGAAAG CTCTGCTGGGTGCTCTACTGCGACATAATATGTCTTGACTACGATGGGAATATATTGGATGCTTGTGTCATCGCCCTGCTGGCTGCCCTCAAAAACA CAAAACTCCCAGAGGTCACTGTCAACACAGAGACATCTACACCAGAGGTTAACGTAGAAAAGAGAAGCCTGctgcacattcacaaacacccAGTCGCTGCTTCGTTTTGTGTTTTCGATGA CTCCATTCTGATCGTAGACcccacagacgaggaggagaaactTTCAACTGCTCAGCTGACTGTGGTGACCGATGAGGAAggtcagctctgctctgtgcacAAACCAG GTGGAACGTCACTTTCAGGAGAGAAACTGCAGGAATGTATCAGCCGAGCAACAGCGCGGCAGAGAGAGATCCAAAAACTAATCGACAAAGTcataaaaagtataaaaacagCCAAATAA